A region of the Dyadobacter sp. CECT 9275 genome:
ATGACGACCTGCTTGGTGAGACTTTGCCCTTCTCCCACCACTTTGAGAATGTACTTTCCGGAAGCTAATTGCTCAATCGGTAAATCAACCCTGCTTTTAAGAAGCGGAATGGTCTTGTGGAAAATCTCTCTGCCAAAAATGTCGTACATGGTAATCACTGCATTCCGGATATCATCTCTAGATTCGATATAGACGTAACTTTCCTGGCTGGGATTGGGGTATATCACCACTTCGTTCTGTTCGTTTGTCTTGAAATCTCTGGCGGAGGTATCGGAGTAGCAGGTCAGGGAATTGTTGCCAATTGTAAATACCACTTTCGCTTTTGTAGAATAAGTACCGGTTTTCAGGATCTTAATAATTTTGGCGGTGGTATCTGTGTCAGAGCCGGGTCTGCGCCATATGAATACTTCTCCCAGCTGCTGCTGACTAATATTTGCGGTAATACTGAATGGCCCGGAGGATTCAATGACCGGCTTATCAATTTTGGGCTGGATGGTCAGGGAAGCGTCGGAGGATTTTTCGGATGTACATCCGAAAATGTTTGACCTTTGCACGTAATAACTGCCGCTTTCAGCAATTTTGGCAGCAGCACCTGTTGCTACCAGGGTGTTACTTGTTTTTTCGTACCAGCTAAAGATATCATTCGCGCCATTTACCGAAAAGGTGAAGGTGGAGTCGGCACAAGCCTGTTGCTGACCTTGCTGGATGATAGAGGGAGTGGCGGGCTTGGCGTTATTTTCAAGTACCACCACCGGCGTTAATATTGAGTTACCGCTGGCATCTTTTACCGTTGCCCGGTAGGTGCCCGCATTGGTAACCCTGATTGAATTGCCGGTTGCTCCGGTATTCCATTGGTAGGAGGCATATCCGGCAGGTAAGGTAATCGTAACGGCATTGTTTTCGGTTACGCAGGTAGCTGATATCTGGGGCAGCGGAGCGGGGGCCAGAGGGGTCACCGTCGAGAAAAACCTTGCATCCAGTACATTATACCAGGCATTTGCAAGAATCTTTAGGGCTTCGTTTCCAACAAAGTGGGTTCTGTCGGGAAGGCGCTCTGGTACCAGCGGGTCCGTTTCGGGGCCAGGGTATGTTGGATTGAAAGGGGTATCGATGACGGCGTTCTGCGCTGCGATGATATTGGGGAACGTTCTGTTGGGCGTCTGGGAGTTTTCCGAGGTACGGGATGTCCTGGCAATTACCCAGGTGATTCTTTTTCCGCCGGTCTCATTACCAAGGCGGTTCATAATGTTTTGCAGATGGTCGCGGTAGGTTGAAGCCGGGGTTCCGAAAAGGCCATCCGTTTCTCCCTGCATCCATAAAATGGCCCGTACACCATACTGATTGGCGTAGTTTCTGGCCGCGATCCTGAGATTGGCATAAGGCATCTGATCGGGGTAAACAAAACCGCCGTATTTGTTTTTTGTAGGAAGTCCTTGCGAACTCAGTGCCCAGTTTTCAATGGAGGTGCCTTCCCATGCAGTGTTGATAAAAAGCACGGGTACGTTTAGCCTGGCTACCAGCTGATCTCCCAAGGTCCCCCAGCACCATGCACTCTGGCCCCGGGGGGACATGATGCTCAGATCTGAGGTTATTTTTGCAAACTCCGGAGGTGTGGGATCGGTGAGCCGATCCACACCATCATTGTTATAGTTGGATATATACATGACCCGGTCATCAACGGCCGACGGGCCTGGGTAATTTTTAAGGCCTTGCGCATTGGACTGTCCTGAAATGATAAAAACTTCCCCCACGCCCAATCTTTCGAGCACGTCACGGCCAACGACAGTCCCTGCTGAAATGGCTCGTATTTCAACAGCATACCAGCCTCCGGCGAGTGTGATATTCCCTGCAAAAACGCCTCCTTTAGGAGCTGCCTGCAGAACATCCCAGGGGGTTTCAATTCCCTGTCCTAAAATGACAGGTACCGCCCTTACCTCGATTTTATCAACCGGTATGCTAAAGGTTCCATTGATGGTAACTGTTCTTTTACCAGTGGCGTCCTGCTGATACACAGCCCGGGGTACCGGAGATGTGATTTTGATTTGAGAAAATACTGCCGAAGGTATGATACAAAACAAAAGAAAAGCCTTTGCCACTACCTGGTTAATAAAGTTATTGTACATTTTAATCTTTGAACAAGTAAAGTTTCTCAAATTCAGAAAGATAGTTCTAATAGCTATTGGCTCTGTTTACCGAATTATGCAACTGCAAATTTAAAAGATTATTTTGGCTATAATATAACTATTCCGGTTTTTTGAATAGACTAATTTACGCAGGTCTTAATGAGACAGAACGATTTTTTGTGCTCCGCTGTAATCAGAGGATATGATCCGGATGATATAGATGCCTGTCGAAAGGTCCGAAATGTTAAAAATCTTTTGTCCGTCAAATTTATTTACAAGAAAACTTTTGTGAATAACACCGCGGCTATCCATGACCTCCACTCTTGCATTGCTGATATTCTGGATGGTTTCAACGGTTATTATACCTGTACTTACGGGGTTGGGATAAACAACCATACCGCCGGTGGTCATATCTGCCGAAAAGATGAAAGGGGCCGAGAAGTCGGAATAGCAGCTTAATGTGGGACTGTAGACCACGGTATTATTGACGGTATATGTTCCGGACTGCACGACCTTGATTGTTGTACTTTTTTCCGATAAAACGGTCCCGTCTCTGAGCCACACATGATCTCCGTCGTTGATGTTGTTTTCCGATATCAGCGTGTAGGTTCCTGTTTTTCTGATCGTGGGAGTAGAAGGGGTGGGTTTAACATCTACCAGGATTGCTGTAGAGTATGGAGAATAGCAACCTTTGTCGTCCACAATACGGGCCGCGTAAGATCCGGAAGTGGTAACGTCTATAATTTCCGCTTCCTGACCACTCGTCCAGAAAAACGTTTGTCCTTCTGACGCCTGCAGCTGCACGGTATCTCCGTCACAAAATGTGGTAAGTCCCAGTGCGGTGGTTTTGGGGGCAGGAGGAAGTGCCAATGTTTGGGTGCTGATCTGATTACTCGGATCGGAGTAGCACTGGAATTCATTGATAGTCTGGACTGTATAAGAGCCTGCTGTGGTGATGGTGACGCTCTGGGAAGACTCGCCATTGCTCCATAAATAACCCACGGCGGTTGTCGATTCCAATTTGACACTCAAATCGGCACAAAAGGTTGTGGGGCCGACAGCCGTGATAGCAGGCTGTGGAGGCAGGGGATTCTTTACAACTTTGGTAACAGCAGAGGCGATGGAAATGCAACCCTTTTCATCTTTGGCTGAGATCGTAAAATCGCCGCTTTCGCGTATATCAATTTCACGGTTACCTGATCCGTTACTCCAGACGTAGCTGTAGGCTTCACTACTGCGGAGGGTGGTGTAATCCCGTTCGCAGAAAGTAGTAGGCCTCAGGGCGGTGACGGAAGGTGTGGCAGGCAGCGGATTCACCTTGACAACCACTTCGTCTGATCTGGATTCACAGCCATTACCGTCTCTCTGAGTCAAAGAAAAAGTACCGGATACTTTGACCGGTATAGTCTTCGAGGTGGCCGTTGTACTCCAAATGTTGCCGGTATCATAGTTTGAAGTCATGTTAAGTGTACCTCCGTCGCAAAATTCGGTAGGACCACTCAGGCTAATCTGGGGCCGGGCGGGAAGCGGATTGACTTTTACCGTAAGGGGATCTGAATCTGGTGAAAAACATCCCAGGTTGTCAAGCGCTCTGACCCGGTAGTCTCCGGATACCTTGGCGGCTATAGTTGCAGTGGTTTCTCCATTGGACCATACACTTTTTACGGCAGAGCTGGACTGCAAATTTACACTCCCGCCATCACAAAATGTGACAGCTCCGCCGGCAGTAATCGTGGGTTTGGGTGGTAAGGGGGCGTTCAGTACGGATATGGCATATTTGTCAGAAGTAGCTTCGCAGCCATAAATATTTTTGGTAGTAACGGTGTATTCGCCTCCCGTGGTAACACCTAGTCGCTGGCCTGCAAAACCGTTATTCCAGGTTACGTTTTCATTGGTGCTGGCTATTAAAACAGCTGTGTTTCCGATACAAACCGGATTGCTCCCTTCCAGCGTAATGGAAGGTTTGCCTGGCTGTATGGGCTCACTGATGCGGATCTCCGGGGAATAGATGAAATTCCCTTTGTCATCCCGGGCCACAGCGCGATAACTGCCGTTACCAACTTGAATGGTATTTCCGTTCTGTCCGCCAGACCAGGATATGGAATTATAACCGACAGCATCCACACTGATATTGACGGAATTATTTCCAGAACAGGAAATGCTTGGCCGTAGCGGACCCTGGCCTGTTTGCGGTTGCGACTGCGAAAAAAAGGAGTCGTTGAGCTGATTATTCCAAGCCGAGGCAAGTTCTGTTATTCCTGGCCCGTTGAAGTGAACTCCTTCTCCATTGCCACTTCCTTCTTGGCGGGGAATTTGGATTAAATCGGTATTAGGTCCTGCAAAAACATTGGCTACATTATTGATCACCTTTTTCTGGCCTTCAATCGTATTATTATTAGTGCCATGTGCATTATCATAGGAGGTAAGGGCCACCATCCAGCTTACATTTTTGCCGCTTTCGTTCCGACTGGCATCAATAACCGCTTTAAGATCACTAGCATATTCATCTGTTGTGGCAGGGAACAGATTTTCCGCTTCTCCCTGCTCCCATAACACCGCCCTAACGCCGGTAATAGGAACGTAGTACTGCATTACCCATCGCAGGTTAATATAGGGCATTCCGCTTGGAGAATAGGGCAAGGGGACATAAGGCGAAAAGGAGGTACCCGTGATACCTTCGCGCCAGGATTTTACCCGGGTACCTTCAAAAGCTGTATTGTAGAACAGAATCGGAACATCTAATTTTGATGCCAGCAGATCACCAAGCCGGCCCCAGGCCCAGGCAGACTCCCCTCTGGGGGATATGCTGGAGGAAGAATTCAGGTGACTGAAATGGGGATAGGGCAGGCCGGAAGCCTGCATATCGTTGGTATTGTTATAATTGACACAACTCACCCGGTCATCTGCTGCATCTGGCGAGCCCCGGTTCAGAAAACCCTGGCCGTTGGATTGTCCGCTGATAATGAAAACTTCTCCCGCCCCAACATGTTCAACAGACGAGGTACCAACCACTTGGTCGCCCAGCATTCCACGAACTTCCAACCGGTACCATCCACCGATAATTTCTATGCTTCCTGAGTAGAACCCACCCTGAACATTGGACTGGATGGTTTGCCAGTCTGTGGAATTCCCGCCGTCCCCGATCTTCGTAACTTTGGCATCGACGCGATCAATGCGCCTTGTGTAGTTGCCGCCAATATGAATTGTAGCGTGATTGGTGTTATTCCTCTGAAAGACAGCCCTATCCATGGGATAATCGATGCTTAACTGGCCGTAAGAATTAGCAGGTAAGAGAGAACAGAATAGAAATGCTACTGTTAAAAGTCGCAGACAAAATATCATGATAACCCAGAATTTCAAGACAAAGTATCGTTGGAGACACCAAAATTGCAATAAAAGGTTGCCTCGGGCAAAAAAAATTATCTAACGGGTAACGTCTCGTTGATAGATCTCCAGATAGCGTCTTTTAATTGTTCTATTCCTTCTTGAGTTATTGCAGAAATGGGTATAACCCGAATTTCGGCAGGGGCAGTTAATTTTAGTTCATCCCATTCTTCGGGTAAAAGAATATCCATTTTGGAAACCGCCAGGATACGGTTTTTGTCGAGCAAAGAGGGGTTATACAGACGGAGCTCCTGCAGCAAGGTCTGATATTCTGCATTGATATTTTCGGTTGTTGCCGGAATCAGAAAGAGTAGGATAGAATTTCGTTCAATATGTCTTAGAAACCGTAGCCCCAGTCCTTTGCCCTGCGAAGCTCCTTCGATAATCCCCGGGATATCCGCCATGACAAAGGATTTGAAATCCCTGTAGGAAACCACACCCAGGTTCGGTACCAGGGTGGTAAAAGGGTAATCGGCAATTTCGGGCCTGGCCGCTGAAACTGCCGACAGTAATGTTGACTTTCCTGCATTGGGGAAACCCACCAGTCCAACATCCGCAAGTACCTTAAGTTCAAGAATTACCCAGGCTTCAAGTCCTGCTTCGCCGGGTTGGGCATACTGCGGGGTTTGATTGGTGGATGATTTAAAATGGTCGTTTCCCATTCCGCCGCGCCCGCCTCGCAGCAGAATTACCTGTTGGCCATCCTCCGTAATTTCGAACAGTTCCTCACCTGTCTCCGCCAGTTTGGCAATGGTGCCGAGTGGTACTTCCAGTATGATATCCTTCCCTTCGGCGCCGGATCTTCTGCCGCCTTCTCCGCCTTTTCCGTCAAAAGCTTTGATATGCTTTGTGTATTTAAGGTGGAGCAGTGTCCAGAGCTGGGCATTTCCTTTCAGAATTACGTGTCCGCCGCGCCCGCCATCACCGCCATCGGGCCCGCCTTTTTCGACGTGTTTTTCTCTGCGGAAGTGCATGGAACCCGCACCACCCGCGCCCGACTTGACATTTAACTTTACGTAATCAATGAAATTGGAAGAGGCCATAAATTTTAATTCTGAAAATATTAATTAGCCAATTGCCTCTGTAATCATCTGGAAGATAGTTTCTACTTCTCCGATACCGTCAATAGATGTGTATTTATTTTGGGACTGATAATATTCCGCAACCGGCGTGGTCTTTGTGTTATACTCATGTATTCTCTTGCTGATCAGTTCTTCGTTCTGATCATCTGGCCTTCCGGAGGTTTTTCCCCGGTTTAAGAGACGGGCCAGTAATTCATTGTCATCCACCACCAAAGCCACCATCAGGGTAATGGACTCGTTATAGGTAGCAAGCAGTGCGTCAAGTGCCTCAGCTTGTTTGACTGTTCTTGGAAAACCATCAAAAATGAATCCTGCTGCATTTCGGTGTTCCTTAAGCTTATTATCAATCATCCCGATCACCACCTCATCAGGAACAAGTATCCCCTGGTCCATCAACGTTTTGGCTTTTAGCCCAAGCTCGGATCCTGCCTGGATCTCTGACCGCAAAAGATCTCCCGTTGAAAGGTGGATCAGCTTATATTTTGCTATTATTTTCTCACTTTGGGTGCCTTTCCCAGCGCCCGGAGGGCCAAAAAGTATAAGATTGAGCATGGTGGCTTAATAATTGGATGTCGCTTTTTCAGGTTGATTTTCGGCAAATTTACAATTCTTACCACATGACAGCCTAATTATCATCAATATTTTCCAATAAAAAATCCCCTTAGTTATCAAAAACAAGGGGATTTTTAAGAAAGCCAGAAATGGCTCAGGGAATAACAATCCTTTTTACTGCTCCGTCTTCATTTTGTACAACGGTAACAAACAGCGTTCCTTTGGCATTTTTCTTTATTTCAACTTGTCCCACAAACTCTCCGGAAAAGTCTTTTATTTCTTTTTTGCCCACTTCCTTTCCTCTCGTATCGGTTACCATAATGGCAACATCCCCCTTGCCAGGAGCCAGGAAACGAACGTTCAGGCTGCCATTATCGGGATTGTTGCTATAAACATTAAGCCCTTTTATCGAAGAAGGCTTCTGCACCTCTTTGTGCCATAAGTCACCCATTCGTTCGCCCCAGTCTTCCATATCTTTCATCATTACCTTTGCCTTTGGCTTGAAATCCCTTTCGAAGTTACGAAGATGGGTACGTAGCTTTTCGGTATCGAAATCGAAATCATGGTTGAAGTTATCGTTATAGTGAAATGCTAGCGGCTCCCGCTCATCGCGGTGGTTCATAATCGTTTGCTTTTTCCTGCGGGTGGTAATGCTGGGGCCATCGCCATCATCCACTGTTACCGAAACGGTTCGGTTTTCCTTGCCATCCACACCAAGGGAGTCCAGAACCTTATCTACAAATGCCTTGC
Encoded here:
- a CDS encoding adenylate kinase produces the protein MLNLILFGPPGAGKGTQSEKIIAKYKLIHLSTGDLLRSEIQAGSELGLKAKTLMDQGILVPDEVVIGMIDNKLKEHRNAAGFIFDGFPRTVKQAEALDALLATYNESITLMVALVVDDNELLARLLNRGKTSGRPDDQNEELISKRIHEYNTKTTPVAEYYQSQNKYTSIDGIGEVETIFQMITEAIG
- a CDS encoding T9SS type A sorting domain-containing protein, which produces MKHLRLKGMVVYMMVMACMVLPDIAFAQSGESQKTSIKIKVTEDNNGKIRDIEKSYVMPKMSDQERKAFVDKVLDSLGVDGKENRTVSVTVDDGDGPSITTRRKKQTIMNHRDEREPLAFHYNDNFNHDFDFDTEKLRTHLRNFERDFKPKAKVMMKDMEDWGERMGDLWHKEVQKPSSIKGLNVYSNNPDNGSLNVRFLAPGKGDVAIMVTDTRGKEVGKKEIKDFSGEFVGQVEIKKNAKGTLFVTVVQNEDGAVKRIVIP
- the obgE gene encoding GTPase ObgE — translated: MASSNFIDYVKLNVKSGAGGAGSMHFRREKHVEKGGPDGGDGGRGGHVILKGNAQLWTLLHLKYTKHIKAFDGKGGEGGRRSGAEGKDIILEVPLGTIAKLAETGEELFEITEDGQQVILLRGGRGGMGNDHFKSSTNQTPQYAQPGEAGLEAWVILELKVLADVGLVGFPNAGKSTLLSAVSAARPEIADYPFTTLVPNLGVVSYRDFKSFVMADIPGIIEGASQGKGLGLRFLRHIERNSILLFLIPATTENINAEYQTLLQELRLYNPSLLDKNRILAVSKMDILLPEEWDELKLTAPAEIRVIPISAITQEGIEQLKDAIWRSINETLPVR
- a CDS encoding sialate O-acetylesterase; the protein is MYNNFINQVVAKAFLLFCIIPSAVFSQIKITSPVPRAVYQQDATGKRTVTINGTFSIPVDKIEVRAVPVILGQGIETPWDVLQAAPKGGVFAGNITLAGGWYAVEIRAISAGTVVGRDVLERLGVGEVFIISGQSNAQGLKNYPGPSAVDDRVMYISNYNNDGVDRLTDPTPPEFAKITSDLSIMSPRGQSAWCWGTLGDQLVARLNVPVLFINTAWEGTSIENWALSSQGLPTKNKYGGFVYPDQMPYANLRIAARNYANQYGVRAILWMQGETDGLFGTPASTYRDHLQNIMNRLGNETGGKRITWVIARTSRTSENSQTPNRTFPNIIAAQNAVIDTPFNPTYPGPETDPLVPERLPDRTHFVGNEALKILANAWYNVLDARFFSTVTPLAPAPLPQISATCVTENNAVTITLPAGYASYQWNTGATGNSIRVTNAGTYRATVKDASGNSILTPVVVLENNAKPATPSIIQQGQQQACADSTFTFSVNGANDIFSWYEKTSNTLVATGAAAKIAESGSYYVQRSNIFGCTSEKSSDASLTIQPKIDKPVIESSGPFSITANISQQQLGEVFIWRRPGSDTDTTAKIIKILKTGTYSTKAKVVFTIGNNSLTCYSDTSARDFKTNEQNEVVIYPNPSQESYVYIESRDDIRNAVITMYDIFGREIFHKTIPLLKSRVDLPIEQLASGKYILKVVGEGQSLTKQVVIR
- a CDS encoding T9SS type A sorting domain-containing protein, translating into MDRAVFQRNNTNHATIHIGGNYTRRIDRVDAKVTKIGDGGNSTDWQTIQSNVQGGFYSGSIEIIGGWYRLEVRGMLGDQVVGTSSVEHVGAGEVFIISGQSNGQGFLNRGSPDAADDRVSCVNYNNTNDMQASGLPYPHFSHLNSSSSISPRGESAWAWGRLGDLLASKLDVPILFYNTAFEGTRVKSWREGITGTSFSPYVPLPYSPSGMPYINLRWVMQYYVPITGVRAVLWEQGEAENLFPATTDEYASDLKAVIDASRNESGKNVSWMVALTSYDNAHGTNNNTIEGQKKVINNVANVFAGPNTDLIQIPRQEGSGNGEGVHFNGPGITELASAWNNQLNDSFFSQSQPQTGQGPLRPSISCSGNNSVNISVDAVGYNSISWSGGQNGNTIQVGNGSYRAVARDDKGNFIYSPEIRISEPIQPGKPSITLEGSNPVCIGNTAVLIASTNENVTWNNGFAGQRLGVTTGGEYTVTTKNIYGCEATSDKYAISVLNAPLPPKPTITAGGAVTFCDGGSVNLQSSSAVKSVWSNGETTATIAAKVSGDYRVRALDNLGCFSPDSDPLTVKVNPLPARPQISLSGPTEFCDGGTLNMTSNYDTGNIWSTTATSKTIPVKVSGTFSLTQRDGNGCESRSDEVVVKVNPLPATPSVTALRPTTFCERDYTTLRSSEAYSYVWSNGSGNREIDIRESGDFTISAKDEKGCISIASAVTKVVKNPLPPQPAITAVGPTTFCADLSVKLESTTAVGYLWSNGESSQSVTITTAGSYTVQTINEFQCYSDPSNQISTQTLALPPAPKTTALGLTTFCDGDTVQLQASEGQTFFWTSGQEAEIIDVTTSGSYAARIVDDKGCYSPYSTAILVDVKPTPSTPTIRKTGTYTLISENNINDGDHVWLRDGTVLSEKSTTIKVVQSGTYTVNNTVVYSPTLSCYSDFSAPFIFSADMTTGGMVVYPNPVSTGIITVETIQNISNARVEVMDSRGVIHKSFLVNKFDGQKIFNISDLSTGIYIIRIISSDYSGAQKIVLSH